Proteins encoded in a region of the Hypomesus transpacificus isolate Combined female chromosome 17, fHypTra1, whole genome shotgun sequence genome:
- the qtrt1 gene encoding queuine tRNA-ribosyltransferase catalytic subunit 1, translated as MAATGLKESETGMSVKKVVSTVSPLALRIVAECPVTKARACDLTLPHCTVSTPVFMPVGTQGTLKGITVDQLEGLGCQICLGNTYHLGMRPGPELIEKANGLHGFMNWKRNLLTDSGGFQMVSLVELSEVTEKGVKFRSPYDGKEILLSPEQSISIQNSLGSDIMMQLDDVVSSTVTGPRVEEAMKRSIRWLDRCIAANKNPDKQNLFAIIQGGLNPGLRRACLDEMTKRDVPGFAIGGLSGGEEKDDFWRMVTLSTDHLPREKPRYLMGVGYAVDLVVCVALGCDMFDCVFPTRTARFGSALVPWGSLQIKHKQFSKDFQPIDPDCQCPTCKRHTRAYLHALFKSDPAAMHHITIHNIVYQLTLMRSVRQSIVDGQFPEFVRAFMKRMYPDRAQYPTWAVDALASVNITLD; from the exons ATGGCTGCGACTGGGCTAAAAGAATCTGAAACTGGCATGTCTGTTAAGAAAGTTGTTTCCACTGTTTCTCCTTTAGCTTTGCGAATCGTTGCTGAATGCCCGGTAACAAAAGCGAGAGCTTGTGATCTTACACTTCCACACTGTACGGTCAGCACCCCCGTTTTCATGCCGGTAGGAACGCAAGGTACATTGAAGGGAATCACGGTGGATCAGTTGGAGGGACTTGGATGTCAGATTTGTCTTGGCAACACATACCACTTAGGTATGAGGCCG GGTCCTGAACTGATTGAGAAGGCAAATGGCCTGCATGGCTTCATGAACTGGAAGAGAAACCTTTTGACA GACAGTGGAGGGTTCCAGATGGTGTCTCTTGTTGAACTTTCAGAGGTTACAGAGAAAGGGGTCAAGTTCAGATCCCCTTATGACGGCAAGGAGATCCTGTTGAGTCCGGAACAGTCCATCAGTATTCAGAATAGTCTAG GCTCTGACATCATGATGCAGTTGGACGATGTGGTCAGCAGTACAGTTACCGGACCCCGGGTAGAGGAGGCTATGAAGAGGTCTATTCGCTGGCTTGACCGTTGCATAGCCGCTAATAAAAATCCAGACAAGCAGAATTTGTTTGCCATTATTCAGGGAGGGTTAAACCCAGGGCTACGAAGGGCCTGTTTAGATG AAATGACCAAACGAGACGTGCCCGGCTTCGCCATTGGTGGTCTGAGTGGAGGTGAAGAGAAAGATGACTTCTGGAGGATGGTTACACTCAGCACCGATCACCTGCCCCGCGAGAAGCCTCGCTACCTGATGGGTGTTGG CTATGCTGTGGACCTGGTGGTATGTGTCGCTCTGGGCTGTGATATGTTTGACTGCGTGTTCCCTACCCGTACTGCA AGGTTCGGATCAGCCCTGGTGCCATGGGGATCTCTCCAGATCAAACATAAGCAGTTTTCAAAGGACTTCCAGCCCATTGACCCAGACTGCCAGTGTCCCACCTGTAAGAG ACACACCCGGGCCTACCTGCATGCCCTGTTCAAGAGCGACCCTGCAGCCATGCATCACATCACCATCCACAACATCGTCTACCAG CTCACTCTTATGCGGTCAGTGAGACAGAGTATTGTGGACGGTCAGTTCCCTGAATTTGTGCGAGCCTTCATGAAGAGGATGTACCCCGACCGTGCCCAGTATCCCACTTGGGCAGTTGATGCTTTAGCATCAGTCAACATCACGCTGGATTGA